A window of Thermosynechococcus sp. NK55a contains these coding sequences:
- the chlG gene encoding chlorophyll synthase ChlG, which produces MTETPDSTTTPTSSESTTAAARQLLGMKGAKSGETNIWKIRLQLMKPITWIPLIWGVVCGAASSGGFTWSLEDILKAATCMFLSGPLMAGYTQTLNDYYDREIDAINEPYRPIPSGAISLNQVRAQIIFLVVAGLAVAVLLDLWADHPTFPVTKIALLGGFLAYIYSAPPLKLKKNGWLGNYALGASYMALPWWAGHALFGELTPTIVILTLIYSLAGLGIAIVNDFKSVEGDRQLGLASLPVMFGITTAAWICVLMIDVFQLGIAGYLMAIHANLYAVLLILLIIPQIVFQDMYFLRDPLKNDVKYQASAQPFLVLGMLVVGLALGHTLV; this is translated from the coding sequence ATGACGGAAACCCCCGATTCAACGACGACTCCAACCTCTTCAGAAAGTACAACAGCAGCGGCACGTCAACTGCTGGGCATGAAGGGTGCCAAAAGCGGTGAGACCAATATCTGGAAAATTCGCCTGCAATTAATGAAGCCAATTACATGGATTCCCCTGATTTGGGGGGTGGTGTGTGGTGCAGCCTCCTCGGGGGGATTTACATGGAGTCTGGAGGATATTCTCAAGGCAGCCACCTGTATGTTCCTGTCGGGGCCTTTGATGGCTGGCTATACGCAAACGCTCAACGATTACTACGATCGCGAGATTGATGCGATCAATGAACCTTACCGTCCCATTCCTTCGGGAGCCATTTCCCTGAATCAAGTGCGGGCGCAGATTATTTTCCTTGTTGTTGCGGGTTTGGCTGTAGCGGTTCTACTCGATCTATGGGCTGACCATCCCACGTTCCCCGTGACCAAAATTGCCTTGCTGGGGGGCTTTTTGGCCTATATTTACTCTGCACCGCCCCTGAAACTAAAAAAGAATGGTTGGTTGGGAAATTATGCCCTCGGAGCAAGCTACATGGCCCTACCGTGGTGGGCAGGTCACGCCCTTTTTGGTGAATTGACGCCAACAATTGTGATCTTGACCTTGATTTACAGTCTGGCGGGCTTGGGGATTGCCATTGTCAATGACTTCAAAAGCGTCGAGGGCGATCGCCAACTGGGTTTGGCGTCTCTGCCTGTGATGTTTGGTATTACCACGGCAGCTTGGATCTGCGTCCTGATGATTGACGTTTTCCAGTTGGGGATTGCGGGCTACCTGATGGCGATCCATGCCAATCTTTATGCTGTGCTGCTGATTTTGCTGATTATTCCCCAAATTGTCTTTCAGGATATGTACTTCCTGCGGGATCCCCTAAAAAACGATGTGAAGTACCAAGCCAGTGCTCAACCCTTTCTGGTTTTAGGGATGCTAGTGGTGGGTTTAGCCCTTGGGCATACGCTGGTGTAG